A single region of the Brachypodium distachyon strain Bd21 chromosome 3, Brachypodium_distachyon_v3.0, whole genome shotgun sequence genome encodes:
- the LOC100823072 gene encoding F-box/kelch-repeat protein SKIP11, with protein sequence MDLRYKEEQGMELEAGSCKAESQELLGGCYGKRPASDEAQDLDEVEGGGCKRSKPPSPQPHTPDIREAHAPGRLAVGGGEQNGGGGNLFADIGRDLSISCILQLSRSEYGSVASLSQDFRSLVSGGEIYRLRRQKKISEHWVYFSCNVLEWDAYDPYRQRWISVPKMPHDECFICSDKESLAVGTELLVFGMTHIVFRYSLLTNSWTRGEVMNEPRCLFGSASVGEKAYVAGGTDSFGRVLNSAELYNSEMHTWTPLPGMNKARKNCSGVFMDDKFYVVGGVTNNNQVLTCGEEYDIQNQSWRVIENMSKGLNGVSGAPPLIAVVKNELYAADYSEMDVKKYDKQNNNWVTLGKLPERSASMNGWGLAFRACGERLIVTGGPRTSSGGMIELNSWIPDDKPPVWNLIARRPSGNFVYNCAVMGC encoded by the coding sequence ATGGATCTCCGTTACAAGGAAGAACAAGGCATGGAGTTGGAAGCGGGGTCATGCAAGGCGGAGTCACAGGAGCTCCTTGGAGGATGTTACGGCAAGCGCCCTGCGTCCGACGAAGCCCAGGACCTAGACGAGGTGGAAGGTGGTGGTTGCAAGCGCAGCAAGCCGCCATCGCCGCAGCCACACACGCCTGACATCCGTGAGGCTCATGCCCCTGGCCGCCTTGCGGTTGGAGGTGGAGAGCagaacggcggcgggggtAACCTCTTCGCTGATATTGGGCGGGACCTGTCCATTAGTTGCATCCTCCAGCTCTCCCGGTCAGAATATGGCTCTGTGGCATCGCTGAGCCAGGATTTTCGGTCACTGGTGAGTGGAGGCGAGATCTACAGGCTGCGACGGCAGAAGAAGATCTCAGAGCATTGGGTGTACTTCTCTTGCAATGTTTTGGAGTGGGATGCATATGATCCATACCGTCAGCGCTGGATCTCGGTACCCAAGATGCCTCATGACGAGTGCTTTATTTGCTCGGACAAGGAGTCTCTAGCTGTCGGAACGGAGCTGCTTGTGTTTGGTATGACACACATTGTTTTCAGGTATAGTTTGCTGACAAACTCCTGGACAAGGGGTGAGGTGATGAATGAGCCACGGTGTCTCTTTGGGTCAGCAAGTGTTGGGGAGAAGGCGTACGTTGCTGGAGGCACTGATTCTTTTGGCAGGGTATTGAACTCAGCAGAGCTGTATAACTCTGAAATGCATACATGGACGCCCCTCCCTGGCATGAATAAGGCACGGAAGAATTGCTCTGGGGTGTTCATGGACGACAAGTTCTATGTTGTAGGCGGTGTGACCAATAACAACCAGGTTTTGACCTGTGGAGAGGAGTATGACATACAGAATCAGTCTTGGAGGGTAATTGAGAACATGTCCAAGGGTCTCAATGGAGTGAGTGGTGCACCTCCGCTTATTGCAGTTGTGAAGAATGAGCTATATGCTGCTGATTACAGCGAGATGGATGTCAAGAAGTATGACAAGCAGAACAATAACTGGGTCACACTAGGAAAATTACCAGAGCGTTCTGCGTCGATGAATGGCTGGGGCCTTGCATTTAGGGCATGTGGCGAAAGGCTGATTGTCACTGGTGGACCAAGAACATCTAGCGGGGGGATGATTGAGCTCAACTCGTGGATCCCAGATGACAAGCCACCTGTGTGGAATTTAATTGCCAGGCGACCATCTGGAAACTTTGTGTATAATTGTGCTGTAATGGGATGCTGA